A region of Moorena producens PAL-8-15-08-1 DNA encodes the following proteins:
- a CDS encoding mannose-1-phosphate guanylyltransferase, with translation MDNSLIPVILAGGKGERFWPLSRKHRPKQFLCLDGSGKSLLQATADRLSKLTVGPEQLWVITSAMLAEGVTQQLPSLPQKHLLAEPEGRDTAPAVAWATLEIAKAYGEDAVVGFFPADHWIEDEQGFQQTIKAAAQLAAAESSIVTLGITPQYPSTGYGYIEQGEKTGTFEGLPVYQVSRFTEKPNQETAEEFLSTGRFSWNSGMFIFRAGVVLDELRTYAPEIIAPLEEKGVAAYAELEKKSIDYALMEKTQLAYVLPASFGWDDLGDWNALERLHNGDAKNVAMANHVELDTQGAIVYSSSDDEVIVTIGLDDVLVVRDRNATLIAKKDRTQDIKQAIKILKDNSLLQDFL, from the coding sequence ATGGATAACTCTCTCATCCCTGTGATTCTTGCTGGTGGCAAAGGTGAACGGTTTTGGCCGTTGAGCCGTAAGCACCGACCCAAGCAGTTTTTATGTTTGGATGGTAGTGGCAAGAGTCTTTTGCAGGCAACGGCTGACCGATTGAGTAAGCTGACGGTCGGGCCAGAACAGTTGTGGGTGATTACTTCTGCTATGTTAGCTGAGGGGGTCACTCAACAACTACCATCATTACCCCAGAAGCATCTATTAGCGGAACCGGAAGGACGGGATACAGCACCAGCAGTGGCTTGGGCAACTCTAGAAATTGCCAAGGCTTACGGAGAAGATGCGGTAGTGGGCTTTTTCCCTGCTGACCACTGGATTGAAGATGAGCAAGGGTTTCAGCAAACTATCAAGGCGGCTGCTCAATTGGCTGCCGCTGAGTCATCGATTGTGACCTTAGGCATCACGCCCCAATACCCTTCCACGGGCTACGGTTACATTGAGCAAGGTGAGAAGACTGGCACGTTTGAGGGATTGCCAGTGTATCAGGTCAGTCGGTTCACCGAAAAGCCAAACCAGGAGACCGCTGAGGAATTTTTGTCTACTGGTCGATTCAGCTGGAACAGTGGGATGTTCATTTTCCGGGCTGGGGTAGTTTTAGATGAATTGCGCACCTATGCACCAGAAATTATTGCCCCTTTAGAAGAAAAAGGTGTGGCGGCTTATGCTGAGCTAGAGAAGAAAAGTATTGACTACGCTTTGATGGAAAAAACACAGCTAGCTTATGTTTTACCAGCTTCCTTTGGTTGGGATGATTTGGGAGATTGGAATGCTTTAGAACGCCTGCATAATGGCGATGCTAAAAATGTGGCAATGGCTAATCATGTGGAACTGGATACTCAAGGAGCAATTGTCTACTCCAGTAGTGACGATGAGGTGATTGTTACTATTGGTTTAGACGATGTGCTGGTGGTACGCGATCGCAATGCTACGTTAATTGCCAAAAAAGACCGTACCCAGGACATAAAACAAGCGATAAAAATTCTCAAAGATAATTCACTTTTACAAGATTTTTTGTGA
- a CDS encoding LCP family protein — MINNASASTPQPSPQEGDTGVSYSQLDLTTDLDASVSGLRLTLAPYLRWVFWSSAFVLTAVISAALGATLALVTPLSPLIKSHSQPEKAKIPQNQPAASEHKSSRRNFPYNLSRPVNILVMGIDRVPDALPGSPEVFGGRSDTLLLLRLDPKDHSVNMLSIPRDTRIEIPGVGIIKINDANVKGGSTLTAEVVSRTLNDVPIDRYVRITTDAFRELVDLVGGLEVFVPEKMEYVDLTQKLEIDLEPGWQTLNGDQAEQFARYRKDNGDIARIQRQQILLKALRQRLVTPSVVPRLPKILRVMQQYIDTNLSLEEILALVGFGLEVGKDNIRMVLLPGRFSNADEYIASYWLMNSRGRDRVMSDYFEQEPKYKSSLRRRRSPHRVRIAVQNATDDPELGRRVARYLARNDFYNVYYVSDWPDRLSQTEIIVQQGDIKTADIVKKVLGLGRVEASSTGHLKSELTIRVGEDWLEREF; from the coding sequence GTGATTAATAATGCCTCAGCTTCAACACCCCAACCATCACCCCAAGAGGGTGATACAGGAGTCTCTTACTCTCAGCTTGACCTGACTACAGACCTAGACGCTTCTGTCTCTGGATTAAGATTAACCCTTGCCCCCTATTTGCGTTGGGTATTTTGGAGTAGCGCTTTTGTTCTGACAGCAGTTATTTCTGCGGCTTTGGGAGCGACCTTAGCCCTAGTTACCCCATTGTCGCCCCTGATTAAATCCCATTCTCAACCCGAAAAGGCTAAAATCCCCCAGAATCAACCAGCTGCTTCTGAGCACAAATCTTCTCGTAGAAATTTTCCCTACAACCTGTCACGACCAGTCAATATCCTGGTGATGGGTATAGACCGAGTCCCAGATGCGTTGCCAGGTTCCCCAGAGGTTTTTGGTGGTCGCAGTGATACCCTGTTGCTGTTGCGCTTAGACCCCAAAGACCACTCCGTGAATATGCTTTCAATTCCACGGGATACCAGAATAGAAATTCCGGGTGTTGGGATAATTAAAATTAACGATGCCAATGTCAAAGGTGGATCTACTTTAACCGCAGAAGTGGTTAGCCGTACCTTAAATGATGTACCCATTGATAGGTATGTGCGCATTACCACTGATGCATTTCGGGAACTTGTGGACTTGGTCGGTGGCCTGGAAGTCTTTGTGCCTGAGAAGATGGAATATGTAGATCTCACTCAGAAACTGGAAATTGATTTAGAACCAGGGTGGCAAACCTTGAATGGAGACCAAGCGGAACAATTTGCTCGATACCGAAAAGACAATGGTGATATTGCTCGGATACAGCGGCAGCAGATCTTACTCAAGGCACTGCGCCAGCGTTTAGTTACTCCCAGTGTAGTGCCTCGTTTACCAAAAATCCTGCGAGTGATGCAGCAGTATATTGATACCAATCTCAGCTTAGAGGAAATCTTGGCACTGGTTGGTTTTGGTCTAGAGGTTGGTAAAGATAATATCAGAATGGTACTCTTGCCCGGTCGATTCAGCAACGCTGATGAATACATTGCCAGTTACTGGCTGATGAATTCACGAGGGCGAGACCGAGTGATGAGTGACTATTTCGAACAAGAGCCCAAATACAAGAGTTCATTAAGGCGCCGCCGTTCACCCCATCGGGTCAGAATTGCGGTTCAAAATGCTACCGATGACCCAGAACTTGGTCGCCGTGTTGCCCGGTATTTAGCCAGAAATGACTTCTACAATGTCTATTATGTCTCAGATTGGCCTGACCGCTTGTCCCAGACTGAGATTATTGTTCAGCAAGGGGACATAAAAACAGCAGATATTGTCAAAAAAGTCCTGGGACTAGGTAGAGTAGAAGCATCCTCTACTGGTCATCTCAAATCTGAGCTGACGATTCGAGTCGGTGAAGATTGGTTAGAGAGGGAGTTTTAG
- a CDS encoding pentapeptide repeat-containing protein, with product MIRVIWRRLLGLFLVLVMAWLWVLLSATPAYAQENTVNYSLTDLSYRNFSHKNLVGGVFAGAEMRGTNFQGADLSKSIFTKGNLLKANLEGANLTNSWADRVILDQANLTNAILTKAMMISTRFYDAEITGADFTGAEIDRYQAKLMCERATGVNPVTGISTRYSLGCP from the coding sequence GTGATTAGGGTTATTTGGCGACGCTTATTGGGACTATTTTTAGTTCTGGTTATGGCTTGGCTATGGGTGCTTTTATCGGCTACTCCTGCCTATGCTCAGGAGAATACAGTAAATTATTCTCTTACAGATTTGAGTTATCGTAACTTTTCCCATAAGAATTTAGTTGGTGGCGTATTTGCAGGGGCTGAAATGCGAGGCACAAACTTCCAAGGTGCTGACCTGAGTAAATCTATCTTCACCAAGGGAAATTTATTGAAAGCGAATCTCGAAGGTGCAAATCTGACCAATTCTTGGGCAGATCGGGTAATTTTAGACCAAGCTAATTTGACCAATGCTATTTTGACCAAGGCAATGATGATTAGCACCAGGTTTTACGATGCCGAGATAACTGGTGCTGATTTTACTGGTGCCGAGATTGACCGCTATCAGGCTAAACTGATGTGTGAGCGTGCTACGGGGGTCAATCCTGTAACTGGTATCTCCACACGGTATAGTTTAGGCTGTCCCTAG
- a CDS encoding GDSL-type esterase/lipase family protein — protein sequence MQTLAAPSFESFHQRQITPLKFVVLGDSLIYGFGDPEGGGWVERLRRQWMLPDSPGHVLYNLGVRGDGVTQVHKRLEHEFRSRGELRNRVPDAIILSVGVNDSARKARPDGKNFTNFESFQEELAHLLELAQQLCPVLFVGMVPVDERKMPFLDCFYYNHADQYYYKEATRLACLRRQIPYLDVFDLWTSRGYDWCFQHLSPDGLHPNVAGYQQLLQDILLWNPLAQLNSLSLGTA from the coding sequence ATGCAAACACTTGCCGCTCCTAGCTTTGAGTCATTCCATCAGCGCCAAATAACTCCCCTGAAGTTCGTTGTCCTCGGAGATAGTCTGATCTATGGATTTGGAGACCCAGAAGGTGGCGGCTGGGTAGAGCGACTGCGACGTCAGTGGATGTTACCCGATAGTCCTGGTCATGTACTCTACAATTTAGGAGTTCGGGGTGATGGGGTTACCCAAGTCCACAAGCGACTAGAGCATGAATTTCGCAGTCGTGGTGAACTCAGAAACCGTGTACCAGATGCCATTATTTTATCGGTGGGCGTTAACGATTCAGCCCGTAAGGCGCGTCCCGATGGCAAAAATTTTACTAATTTTGAGAGTTTCCAGGAAGAACTAGCCCATCTGCTCGAGCTAGCCCAGCAACTCTGTCCAGTGCTATTTGTGGGTATGGTACCAGTGGATGAAAGGAAAATGCCCTTTCTCGATTGTTTTTACTACAATCATGCTGACCAGTACTACTACAAAGAAGCAACTCGCCTTGCGTGTCTGAGGCGTCAAATTCCCTATCTAGACGTTTTTGATTTATGGACATCCCGTGGTTATGATTGGTGCTTCCAACACCTATCTCCAGATGGTCTCCATCCCAATGTGGCTGGTTATCAGCAATTATTACAAGACATCCTGCTCTGGAACCCCTTAGCTCAGCTTAACTCCTTAAGCCTAGGGACAGCCTAA
- a CDS encoding DNA-directed RNA polymerase subunit omega, with amino-acid sequence MLHKSYNFDSIDILQRTEQLVSAASNRYRITVQLANRAKRRRFEDFESLDEPSMKPVLRAIVEMSDELTQPEIIAD; translated from the coding sequence ATGCTGCACAAAAGCTATAACTTTGATTCAATCGACATTCTGCAACGGACGGAGCAGCTAGTAAGTGCAGCTTCTAATCGTTATCGGATCACTGTACAACTGGCCAACCGTGCCAAGCGCCGTCGCTTCGAAGATTTTGAAAGTCTAGATGAGCCATCCATGAAGCCAGTGCTGCGAGCAATTGTTGAGATGTCTGATGAACTGACACAGCCAGAGATTATTGCGGACTAA
- a CDS encoding DUF1818 family protein, with the protein MERLVKHGEGWRIGWDPEAPNYKGLVGGEDWAFELTESELNDFCRLLLQLAQTMSEMASELMDEEKITCEAESDWLWMEVEGYPSAYTLRLILNQGRCCEGSWVATAVPGLLAAAKSLKVF; encoded by the coding sequence ATGGAACGTCTGGTTAAACATGGAGAAGGCTGGCGTATTGGTTGGGATCCTGAGGCTCCTAACTATAAAGGTCTAGTGGGTGGTGAGGACTGGGCATTTGAACTAACGGAGTCAGAGTTGAATGACTTTTGTCGGTTGTTGCTGCAATTAGCTCAGACTATGAGTGAGATGGCTAGTGAGTTGATGGATGAAGAGAAAATCACTTGTGAAGCAGAAAGCGATTGGCTGTGGATGGAGGTAGAGGGCTATCCTTCTGCTTATACCCTACGCTTGATTTTGAATCAGGGACGCTGTTGTGAGGGGAGCTGGGTGGCAACAGCGGTTCCAGGGTTGCTAGCAGCAGCTAAGTCTCTGAAAGTTTTTTAG
- a CDS encoding type II toxin-antitoxin system VapC family toxin codes for MSLDEALEGVKTIFIDTSPVIYYVENHPLFADVVQGVINKLDGGDLQGVISPVTLAECLVNPLKNHDQKLQRDFVDFLLRHKSIRIVEIETKIRLLAAQLRAKYGLKLPDGFQVATAIRSGCEALLTNDDQFRRVSDLQVLVVKDFVTGNIL; via the coding sequence GTGAGCTTAGATGAGGCGTTAGAGGGAGTTAAGACTATTTTTATTGATACTTCTCCAGTGATTTATTATGTAGAGAATCACCCTCTTTTTGCCGATGTAGTACAAGGGGTAATCAATAAGTTAGATGGGGGAGATTTACAAGGAGTAATTTCTCCGGTGACGTTGGCTGAATGTTTGGTCAATCCTTTGAAGAATCACGATCAGAAGTTACAGCGAGATTTTGTTGATTTCCTCCTGCGTCATAAGTCAATTAGGATAGTAGAAATTGAGACAAAAATTAGACTTTTGGCTGCACAGTTACGAGCAAAATATGGTTTGAAACTTCCTGATGGGTTTCAGGTGGCAACGGCGATAAGAAGCGGGTGTGAGGCTTTGTTGACGAATGACGACCAATTCCGGCGCGTTTCTGATTTACAGGTGTTAGTGGTTAAGGATTTTGTGACAGGGAATATTTTGTGA
- a CDS encoding DUF29 domain-containing protein: MFVPSSLLPAPCSLFPVPYSLCYMYEQDFNRWREIIVEQIKTRNLSAIDWDNLLLELEDMGKAEKRAFISNLTILIVHLLKIMVQTDASDSMKGNWYSSVTEHRFRIQKDLQDSPSFKRYLEEAIAKAYKDGRKLAIKEGKKASFGIRKPNPEDYPNQCPFTIEQLLDEDFYGD; the protein is encoded by the coding sequence ATGTTTGTTCCCTCTTCCCTACTCCCTGCTCCCTGCTCCCTGTTCCCTGTTCCCTATTCCCTTTGCTATATGTATGAACAAGATTTTAACCGTTGGCGAGAAATCATCGTTGAACAAATAAAAACTAGAAATTTATCGGCAATTGATTGGGATAATTTGCTGCTTGAGTTAGAGGACATGGGAAAGGCTGAAAAGCGAGCATTCATTAGCAATTTAACCATCTTGATTGTCCATTTACTCAAAATAATGGTTCAAACTGACGCTTCTGATTCCATGAAAGGAAATTGGTATAGTTCAGTCACAGAACATCGGTTTCGTATCCAAAAAGATTTACAAGACAGTCCTTCATTTAAACGTTATTTAGAAGAAGCGATCGCTAAAGCTTATAAAGATGGTCGCAAGTTAGCTATAAAAGAAGGTAAAAAAGCCAGCTTTGGCATTCGTAAGCCCAACCCTGAAGACTATCCCAATCAATGTCCTTTTACAATTGAGCAGCTATTAGATGAAGACTTTTATGGAGATTAA
- a CDS encoding ion transporter: MSSTLKSRLDQFIHAPQTEFTLILLILLSVVLVVLETSLEGAGFIYGLVYLTEELLTGIFIVELTIRYLVARNKRRFLRHYWLDIIAVLPLLRAFRLLRVLRMLRLLRVGILVNRNLNRISSSLAASISAQIGVFLIIGLITLVGALGIYLLEGGQNESFASLRDSLWWSFFTLISGEPIGGEPQTDAGRLITLMVVIGGLTMFAVFTGVVSAVMVQRLRTVMEVKYLELDELRNHIVICGWNRGGHLLIEELQADSDLKHYPMVVVAEFTDTPESELKGVNRSQIYFYIGDYTTIDVLESVGIYHASRAILLADSTRPRSDQDRDARTVLAALTIEKLQPEIYTCAQLLDRKNNVQLRVAGVEDVVVVDELASHLIATSARNLGAVDVLAELLTVQVGNQFYKIVLPQKWVNISFWEAARRLKEEFDTTLIAIERHSNGNRETLINPPKDQTLLSGDHLVIIARSLPKIGVPVR; this comes from the coding sequence TTGTCATCAACCCTCAAGTCCCGTCTTGACCAGTTCATTCACGCTCCCCAAACTGAATTCACCCTCATTCTGCTAATTCTACTTTCGGTAGTTTTAGTGGTTCTTGAAACAAGTTTAGAGGGTGCAGGTTTCATATATGGACTGGTCTATTTAACCGAAGAGCTACTGACGGGCATATTTATCGTAGAACTAACGATCCGCTACCTAGTGGCAAGAAACAAACGTCGGTTCTTGCGTCACTACTGGCTGGATATTATTGCAGTGCTGCCTTTGTTACGGGCATTCCGCTTATTGCGAGTGTTACGGATGTTAAGGCTGCTCAGAGTCGGAATCTTGGTAAACCGTAACCTCAACCGTATCTCTTCCTCACTCGCTGCTAGTATTAGTGCTCAGATTGGAGTTTTTCTGATTATCGGCTTAATTACATTAGTCGGTGCTTTAGGGATTTATCTACTGGAGGGAGGACAGAATGAGTCATTTGCTTCCCTAAGAGACTCTTTATGGTGGAGTTTTTTTACCCTAATCTCAGGAGAACCCATTGGTGGTGAACCTCAGACTGATGCTGGACGTTTGATTACCCTAATGGTAGTCATTGGCGGGTTAACAATGTTTGCCGTCTTCACCGGTGTAGTGTCAGCAGTAATGGTGCAACGACTTAGAACAGTTATGGAGGTGAAATACTTGGAACTGGATGAACTGCGCAATCACATTGTTATCTGCGGCTGGAACCGAGGTGGTCACCTACTGATTGAGGAACTCCAGGCAGACTCTGACCTAAAGCACTATCCAATGGTGGTTGTGGCAGAGTTTACCGACACACCAGAGTCGGAACTCAAGGGAGTAAACCGTTCCCAAATATATTTCTATATTGGTGATTACACGACTATTGATGTACTCGAAAGTGTGGGGATCTATCATGCCTCACGGGCAATCCTCCTTGCTGATTCTACCCGTCCTCGAAGTGATCAAGACCGGGATGCACGAACAGTCCTAGCGGCCTTGACCATTGAAAAACTCCAACCGGAAATCTACACTTGTGCTCAACTCCTTGACCGGAAAAACAATGTCCAACTGCGAGTAGCTGGCGTTGAAGATGTCGTTGTTGTTGATGAATTAGCTAGTCACTTAATTGCTACCTCAGCTCGGAACTTAGGAGCTGTAGATGTGTTGGCAGAGTTGCTAACTGTGCAAGTGGGAAACCAATTCTACAAAATTGTATTACCACAGAAGTGGGTTAACATTTCGTTCTGGGAAGCTGCTCGGCGCTTGAAAGAGGAGTTTGATACAACGTTGATTGCAATAGAGCGCCATAGCAATGGAAATCGGGAAACCCTAATTAATCCCCCTAAAGATCAAACACTACTATCTGGCGATCACTTAGTTATTATTGCTCGTAGTCTACCGAAAATTGGGGTTCCAGTCCGGTGA
- a CDS encoding chromosome segregation ATPase, which yields MTRNREFPDRWPTSNGSSSGKFNGWQPNHSEPVTQPSVNYPNLGNPSTQPPQQSEKFVGQPVANSGLNTAQTTPRQAPSGKTTGVKNLLPRSWQFWSALVVLLFGSAGFASAMMLLRLPAVPNCRAVFWPTASASMRLSCAQVAANKETVPQLLKAIALVDALPEDHPLRPQVNQHIEEWSQVILEIGEAKFQAGQLNEALKIAKRIPSKSVAGAIVEKRVKRWQKIWSRAEGVYDQAEKQLRLSNWNLAFREAVRLTYVDNDYWATAKYNQLTDKIKMGREDSAKLDKAFELSRSGNIEKILKAIEKAKEITEQSYAYKEAQDLIKDSGNKLVEIAQNKLEQGKWSEVLDIAYKLPETIKVPELKSDLIDLAHALSRAESGTTWDLEEAIASAQKLDSERPLYKKGQQLISRWQREVEDVARLERARTYATSGLANDLRLAVAEVEQIPRGNPRYQEARDEIRDWTRQIQLIEDRPFLDRAAQLASYGSIDSLQAAVQEARKISRGRSLYQEAQSKINQWSRSIQQQEDQPYLDQAGTLAIRGDLYAAVATAEQIKSGRALYNEAQSKVRSWKLELEGQQRLREAYQIAEAGTPQALRKAIRVARQVPTSTKSRSEARTVVNRWSYKILSIARSRSAYNLSESIAIANIVPSGTRPYQEAQRQIQSWRKILAPPPPPPVPVRRPRPVPPASPPQVVIPKPAPSPPSVVKPPSPPARSYPIVVPPPEVISPSGIVKPPTQLEPPRFNPPAGRKIELIDTDS from the coding sequence ATGACCAGAAATAGAGAATTTCCAGACCGTTGGCCAACGTCAAATGGTTCAAGTTCAGGTAAGTTTAATGGATGGCAACCTAACCATAGCGAACCGGTCACTCAACCGAGCGTAAACTATCCTAACCTAGGAAACCCATCGACACAGCCCCCCCAGCAATCTGAAAAATTTGTTGGTCAACCAGTAGCTAACTCTGGATTAAATACAGCACAAACTACCCCGAGACAAGCTCCCTCAGGAAAAACTACTGGAGTAAAAAACCTATTGCCTCGCAGTTGGCAGTTTTGGTCAGCCTTAGTTGTGTTGCTTTTCGGTAGTGCTGGATTTGCTTCAGCAATGATGTTGTTAAGGTTGCCAGCTGTACCAAACTGCCGTGCTGTGTTTTGGCCAACGGCTTCAGCATCGATGCGCCTATCTTGTGCTCAGGTGGCAGCAAATAAGGAAACTGTGCCGCAGTTGCTAAAAGCGATCGCATTAGTGGATGCCCTGCCCGAAGATCACCCATTACGGCCACAAGTTAACCAACATATCGAAGAGTGGTCACAAGTAATCCTCGAGATTGGGGAAGCTAAATTTCAAGCTGGTCAGCTCAATGAAGCTCTTAAGATTGCTAAACGTATTCCTTCAAAATCTGTAGCTGGCGCGATAGTAGAAAAGCGGGTAAAACGTTGGCAGAAAATCTGGTCAAGGGCAGAGGGAGTTTATGATCAAGCAGAAAAACAGTTGAGGTTATCAAACTGGAACTTAGCATTTCGCGAAGCAGTACGATTGACCTATGTGGACAATGACTACTGGGCTACGGCGAAGTATAACCAGCTAACGGATAAGATTAAGATGGGACGGGAAGACTCGGCTAAGCTGGATAAAGCTTTTGAGCTGAGTAGAAGTGGCAATATAGAGAAGATTCTGAAAGCTATTGAAAAAGCTAAGGAAATCACAGAGCAAAGTTATGCTTACAAAGAAGCTCAGGATTTAATAAAAGACTCTGGCAACAAGCTGGTGGAGATAGCTCAGAATAAGCTAGAGCAAGGGAAGTGGTCTGAAGTTCTTGACATTGCCTATAAACTTCCCGAAACGATTAAAGTACCTGAACTCAAATCTGATTTAATTGACCTAGCTCATGCCCTATCTCGTGCTGAGTCCGGTACAACCTGGGATTTAGAAGAAGCGATCGCATCTGCCCAAAAGCTCGACTCAGAACGTCCCCTATATAAGAAAGGGCAGCAATTAATTAGCCGTTGGCAACGAGAAGTAGAAGATGTGGCGCGACTAGAGCGAGCCCGAACCTATGCTACCTCGGGTTTAGCCAATGACTTAAGACTGGCAGTGGCTGAAGTGGAACAGATCCCTCGTGGTAATCCCCGCTATCAGGAAGCACGAGACGAAATTCGAGATTGGACTCGTCAAATTCAACTGATCGAAGACAGGCCATTCCTGGATCGGGCAGCACAACTGGCAAGTTATGGCAGCATTGATTCTTTGCAAGCTGCTGTTCAAGAAGCCCGTAAAATTTCCCGAGGTCGTAGTCTTTACCAGGAAGCTCAAAGTAAAATTAATCAGTGGTCTAGAAGTATCCAGCAGCAAGAAGACCAACCTTATTTAGACCAAGCAGGCACTCTGGCAATCCGGGGTGATCTATATGCCGCCGTGGCAACTGCTGAACAAATTAAGTCAGGTCGGGCTCTGTACAATGAAGCCCAAAGCAAAGTCAGAAGCTGGAAGTTAGAACTAGAGGGTCAGCAGCGTTTACGGGAAGCTTACCAAATTGCTGAGGCTGGAACTCCACAAGCCCTAAGAAAAGCGATTCGAGTAGCTAGACAAGTGCCAACTTCAACCAAATCCCGTAGCGAGGCGAGAACAGTAGTCAATCGCTGGAGTTACAAAATCCTATCCATAGCCAGAAGTCGTTCTGCCTATAACCTGTCTGAATCCATTGCGATCGCAAACATAGTTCCGTCTGGTACTCGCCCTTACCAGGAAGCCCAACGGCAAATTCAATCATGGCGCAAGATTTTAGCTCCACCTCCCCCACCTCCTGTACCCGTAAGACGACCAAGACCAGTTCCGCCTGCATCTCCCCCACAAGTGGTGATCCCGAAACCAGCTCCCTCCCCACCATCAGTGGTAAAACCACCATCACCACCAGCCCGCTCCTACCCAATTGTGGTTCCACCACCGGAAGTTATCTCACCATCGGGTATTGTAAAACCACCAACTCAGCTAGAGCCGCCTAGGTTTAATCCCCCTGCTGGTAGGAAGATTGAGTTAATTGATACTGACTCTTAA
- the hslO gene encoding Hsp33 family molecular chaperone HslO, giving the protein MADQLIRATAASGGIRAVGVITTRLTEEARQRHQLSYVATAALGRTMSSGLLLASSMKRAESRVNIRINGNGPLGGIMVDAGLDGKVRGYVDNPEVELPPNKQGKLDVGGAVGRDGFLYVVRDVGYGYPYSSTVELVSGEIGDDIANYLLNSEQTPSALVVGVFVGAQGVTAAGGILIQVMPKAATDEALVQTLESRITKLSGFTPLLQANQTLPEIFEQLLGDMELEIFPETQMLHFNCGCSFDRMLGALKMLGKEELQDMIEKDGGAEATCHFCSEVYHANPDQLSQLIKEL; this is encoded by the coding sequence ATGGCTGACCAGTTAATTCGCGCCACAGCAGCTTCAGGGGGTATTCGCGCAGTTGGTGTGATTACTACACGCCTGACGGAAGAAGCTAGACAACGTCACCAACTCTCTTATGTGGCAACGGCTGCCCTAGGTCGTACCATGTCTTCAGGTCTTCTGCTGGCTTCTAGTATGAAACGAGCCGAGTCGAGGGTCAATATTCGGATTAACGGCAATGGTCCACTGGGTGGAATTATGGTGGATGCAGGATTAGATGGTAAAGTTCGAGGTTATGTAGACAACCCAGAGGTGGAACTGCCACCAAATAAGCAGGGCAAATTAGATGTGGGTGGTGCTGTTGGTAGGGATGGTTTCCTATACGTGGTTCGGGATGTGGGTTATGGCTATCCCTATTCGAGTACAGTAGAGTTGGTTTCTGGTGAAATAGGTGATGACATCGCTAACTATCTGCTAAATTCGGAACAAACTCCGTCAGCGCTGGTGGTTGGTGTATTTGTAGGTGCTCAAGGGGTCACTGCGGCTGGGGGTATTTTAATCCAAGTTATGCCTAAGGCAGCAACGGATGAGGCATTAGTTCAAACTTTGGAATCTCGCATTACTAAACTATCAGGTTTTACACCGCTACTCCAAGCTAACCAGACCTTACCAGAGATTTTTGAACAGTTGTTGGGGGATATGGAGCTAGAGATTTTTCCAGAAACCCAGATGCTGCATTTTAACTGTGGTTGCTCCTTTGACCGGATGTTGGGGGCTCTGAAAATGCTCGGAAAAGAGGAACTTCAGGATATGATTGAAAAAGACGGTGGCGCTGAGGCAACTTGTCATTTTTGCTCAGAGGTCTATCATGCCAATCCGGATCAACTTTCTCAATTGATAAAAGAATTGTAA
- a CDS encoding metal-sensing transcriptional repressor yields the protein MIAKDRDYALTQELNHNHSEHTHGHVHDEESLRRIINRLSRIEGHIRGIKTMVQESRPCPDVLVQIAAVRGALDKVARIILDEHLSECIGRAAEQGNIEVEIEELKAALDQFLR from the coding sequence ATGATCGCGAAAGATAGGGATTATGCCCTGACCCAAGAGCTGAATCACAACCATAGTGAACATACTCATGGTCACGTTCATGATGAAGAATCTCTGAGGCGAATTATCAATCGCCTGTCTCGAATTGAGGGGCATATTCGAGGGATTAAAACTATGGTGCAAGAAAGTCGCCCCTGTCCTGATGTTTTGGTACAGATTGCTGCAGTTCGAGGGGCTTTGGATAAAGTGGCACGAATTATCCTTGATGAACATTTAAGCGAGTGTATCGGTCGAGCCGCTGAGCAGGGCAACATTGAGGTAGAAATTGAGGAGTTGAAGGCGGCTTTAGATCAATTTTTACGTTAG